A genomic region of Metopolophium dirhodum isolate CAU chromosome 1, ASM1992520v1, whole genome shotgun sequence contains the following coding sequences:
- the LOC132936700 gene encoding uncharacterized protein LOC132936700: protein MSTGNFLSHLKHKHKVLLHQVEEARSNAKLSNKTNVFTRPTKKLTKQQINKVVFDYIIDEMKPLVTCEKPSFQKLIMELSGITDTALLPNRKQLASDLKERYTTYKITLSELVKKHLYICITADIWTANNKSFMGMTCLMSLNDVPIIKQVFLKYNTTLPSSAPVERLFSKAIQVLTPRRNRLSDDVFEMLLCCKSTE from the exons ATGTCAACTGGAAATTTCCTAAGCCacttaaaa caTAAACATAAAGTATTATTACATCAAGTAGAAGAGGCTCGAAGCAATGCTAaactttcaaataaaacaaatgtatttaccCGACCAACCAAAAAACTTACAAAACAACag ATAAATAAAGTAGTGTTTGATTATATCATTGATGAAATGAAGCCTCTGGTTACATGCGAAAAACCTTCTTTTCAAAAGCTAATCATGGAATTGTCTGGAATTACTGATACTGCTTTATTACCAAATAGAAAACAGTTAGCAAGTGATTTAAAAGAAAGATATACAACATACAAAATTACACTTTCAGAATTAGTAAAAAAACacttatatatttgtatcaCTGCCGACATCTGGACTGCCAATAATAAAAGTTTCATGGGTATGACATGTc ttaTGTCACTTAATGATGTTCCAATTATCAAACAAGTATTTCTTAAGTATAACACAACCTTACCATCGTCAGCTCCGGTTGAAAGACTGTTTAGTAAGGCCATACAGGTGTTAACTCCTAGACGTAATCGTCTTAGTGATGATGTTTTTGAAATGCTTTTATGTTGTAAGTCTactgaatga